One Tachysurus vachellii isolate PV-2020 chromosome 5, HZAU_Pvac_v1, whole genome shotgun sequence genomic window, GCGCTTTAGATTATTATAGATGATGATTATTACAGTTATTGTGTTTATAACTTcacataattacatttattcacGATAGTACAAGTTATTTAGTGTAATCAGTGTTATCTAAACACCAACCGATGGAGTGAGGGTTATAGGTTCAGGTTTATTGTAGTTGTAGgggtgtgtggtagcctagtggttaaggtgttgggataccaatcagaaggttgtgagtttgaatcccaggtccattaAGTTGCcatgttgggcccctgagcaaagcccttaccCCTGGattttgctcagttgtataaaaatgagataatgtaagtcgctctggataagggtgtctgctaaatgatgaaaatgtaaattaacATGCTGCATTAATTAACATCTACTGGTGTGAAAATACTTAGTCGCATGTCTAAGTATCAGTTTCAGGATTAACGCTTTCTTTTCGGAACTTATTTTAAAGATGAACGGTTAACAGCAGAAGAAATGGATGAACAACGCATTCAGAATGTGGCTTATCAGTACCTGTGCCGCTTAGAGGAGGCAAAGAGGCAAGACACTTCACTTTACTCAGTACCTACTCCAACACCTTGAAAGAAAACTCCACCCTGGAGCACATTAAACACgtttatattgaaataaatctgatgtgttGAGGGTTACTTGAGTTAATTTGttggctgttttgttttttctttgatcGCATGGTGTGCTGCACTGGCGTTACAAGAAGACATTATTGCCATTTAATAGAGGAACCTGTTTTATCAACCTCAATTGTTGTTAGCTCCTTTAACAAGAACTTTTCCCTCTTTCACTATTACCAGTGATGTTTAATGTCATATTTAATGATTAAAGGCATCATAGAAGTGATGAAGACAGCAAATGCTGGACTTGTATTTCCAGAATGCAGTTTATCTGTTCAGTGTTGTAGTGATGAGTTACACCGGACACTCGGCTTGGCTGTTTAGTGAACTACAAGATGACCATGTTGTTGACCGTGATATTAGCATGCAAGTTTTTAGAAGCTGATCTGTCAGAGACAAGTGTGCAGACTGTAAAGAGTGCACAACTGTAAAGATTAAAATGCAAGTGACTCAGGGTGAATTTTTCCTTTAATGTAGATGGACttgaaaattaaatattgtgggttatttatctatttatttaaaatcttgcTCTCAGGTGGATGGAGGCATGCCTAAAGGAGGAGCTTCCACCACCCACTGAGCTGGAAGAGGCACTGAGGAATGGAGTTCTCTTAGCTAAACTTGGCCATTGTTTTGCTCCGAAAATTGTTCCTCTGAAGAAGATCTATGACCTCAACCAGGAACGTTACAAGGTCTGTTTGATGTGGAAGACATGAGAACCTAAAAGATGCAAACGTCATTGTTGTATAGACAGACATTGGTACAGAACTAGGGATTGAAACTGTCACTGTGCTATAATTATCCGCCACATAAATTGTTTGCTGCAACAGGTGCCATTAATTGTCAAACTGTAAGGTGTGTTTTCTAAATGAGCCACTCAATTTGTTGGTGTGCTACAGGTGGTAGGTTTGCAGTTTCGCCATACCGATAACATCAACCATTGGAGGAATGCCTTAATAGAGATTGGCCTGCCAACGGTAAATTAAACCAACATAGAATATTTCCCCTAAACATTCATGTTTTTCCAAATATTGACCACCCACAAGCATCACTATAACACTTGTATTTCTTACTTCTCCTGTCAGATTTTTTACCCTGAGACCACTGACATCTATGATAAGAAGAATATGCCACGTACTGTCTATTGTATCCATGCTCTCAGGTCTGCACCAGTGATGTATTTATAGAACTAGTACTTTATAGTGTAATTCTACCAGAAATGTCATCTTAATGTCTGTTTaattgtttgtaattttcttgtAGCCTGTATCTTTTTCGTCAAGGTTTGGCTCCTCAAATCCATGACCTGTGTGGCAAAGTCAAGTTCACGggtaaaaacatatatttttttttccagccagATTACTTTTTAGTTTTCCTGATTGCTTACTTTGAATATTGATCTGTCATTTTTCCATTCCTTTTCTTAGATGAGGAGATCAATAACATGAAGCTGGAACTGGATAAATACGGTATCCAGATGCCTGCTTTCAGCAAGATTGGGGGAATTCTTGCTAATGAGCTGTCGGTGGATGAGGCTGCTGGTAAGAACTGTCACGTCTAGGATTATCTGTAATATGATTGCAGAGGTTCAGCCTGTTGTCAGTGTTGATACTAATAAACCTTTCAAAATATTGAAATCTGGGGTATGAAAATCTTTGCTTCCTTTCCTGGTCATTTGTGCAGTGCATGCAGCTGTGATAGCCATTAATGAGGCTGTGGAGCGGGGTTGTGTGGAGGACACTGCACAATCACTGCGCAATCCCAACGCAATGCTCACTAACCTGCAAGAGCAGCTCATGGTTGTCTACCAGGAGATGCTGCGCCAGGCTCGTGCTCACAAAGCGGTCAAGGCTTCTGCTAAAGTAAGGGAAACTGCTAAAGTCTTGTGTTTGATCCGGTCAtctaacataaatataatatgtcTGAAACCGAATGCAATTACGATGAATTATGTTTTTAGGCAAATGGCTCCATGGAGAAGGACATATATGAAGAGTACCTGACACAAAGTGAGATTCAAGACAACATCACTAAAGTTAATGGTGAGTCTGTGCTCTAGTACTGTGCCTACGGGAATGGTTGAACCTGTATCTGTAATATGATCAATCTatggtgtgtttgggtgtgtagTGCGTGCTGCTGTAGAGCGAGTGGATGAGGCTATAGACTGTGGCGATGCCCTGGCTCTACTCTCAGCCCTGCAGAACCAGAGCCTTGGCCTCAGGGGGCTCCTTAGAGACAATTCTGATTGGTATCTGGAACAGCTCACATCAGACCGGGAACAGAAAGCCCTGGTGGGAACTTGTATCACACTGCATTGCATCTTCTTTATCATTGTATGCAGAGATTAAGGTGTGAGTCACTATGTGTCTGTGATTTCCTCTAGGATCTGGGGTGTGTGGACCCTCTAGAGAGAGATGAGCTGCAGGAAGGTATCAGCGTGGCCAACGAGGAAGCTCAGCGCTCAGGAACCAGTCAGTTCATGCCTCACTTTATGAcataaaaaggaaattaaagtGATACTCATGagtctgactgtgtgtttgtgtagtgctGCAGGCAATATCCAAAATCAACGAGGCTTTGAGGTGTGGTGAGCCACGTCAGACAGTTCGTGCCCTGATGAACCCTGATGCCCACCTGCCTGACGTTTACCCTTTCGCTGCTGAGCTTTACCAGAGAGAACTCGCTCCTCTGCAGCAGCAGTGCCCTCAGGTGGCTAACACAGCTCCACATTTACCACAACTTGTAAATAGATTCAGTTCCCCTTCCTCTAGGGTCATTAAAGCATAGTAAGCTGTAGAGGATTGATTTATATATCACTGTCAAATTTTCCATTTACTAATGTAGGATTTTGCATATTAGACACTTCTGTGATCCATGTCTCTGTCTCATCTCAATAATGAAtttctacttaaaaaaaaacttcatccaAAGCTCAAAAATCATTAGTCTGTGTGGCCGTAAGCAGacctcattttttttgtgtgtgattgtacagGGTGACCTTCAGCAAGAGGAGCTGTTTGTGGCTGTAGAAATGCTGTCTGCAGTGGCATTGATCAACCAGACACTGGAGGCTAAAGACATGGGTGCATTCTATGCCACTCTGGTCAGCCCTGCAGCTGGCCTTGCAGACATAGATGACAGCTTAATGCAAAGGTGTGACACACTACAGAGGATTGTATCCCCAGTGGCCATTTAAACTCGtatcaccttttttccccccatgtaTCAGTTTTAACTACTCAGCAGCTAAGAGACCTAACCTGCTCATTTAAGACCACTCATATTACACTTTGCCTATGCATCTGCCGGTAAAGATCATATTGATTAAGGAgccagattaacacacacatctaaaataaaaaagcgaattttttttttatgaaggtTTTTACTTTACAACCTTGCCTTGGTATCTGCCTGCAAATatcattttgtaatttttagTAAGGACCAAGTTTAACAAAtaacaatatatacacacaattatGCATACAAATATTTGTGGACATTATATTTAGTTAAAATTTTGCTTAGGTATTTTGAGGAGCTTTCTGAACTGAAGAGGAAGGCAGGCAGAGTTCTTCTGACCTGGAATGAGTTGCAAAGTGGCGTGAACAGTGTTAACATGACTGCTCAGGAGGAGCATGATCGTAAGTACATGTTCCTACCTTTCCAACCTACAGTATGAGAACTTTTCTCAGTTTTCTAGAGCCTGTGATTTTTGTAATGATAGAACCCACATGTATCTTTCCTGTCATCTTTTAATTATAGAGATCTTAACTATTGGACTGATCAACCAGGCCCTCAGTCATGGTGACCCTCAGAAAACTCTGGCTGCATTGCTGCTGCTCTCTAGTGGCTTGAAAGATGTAGTTCCACAGAACGGCAAGCGCTACCATGATGCACTTACCCGACTCAAGaaacacaaggcagaggtgttGTATACAGCAATATGGAGAAAAAACTGTAGCGATGTTGATGGAATTAGCCTAAttagattttgttttcatttcttgaCTATCTTTTGTGTCTTTATTCATGATGCAGATGAGTCGAGACCCTGGAGCAGAGCTGTGGTTAGCTGATATTCAGGAGGGAGTGAGTCAGGCAAACCAGGACACTCAGAAAGCTCTGAAGAGTGAGTGTATGCAGTGAAACATTACTTTCAGACATTTTCAACTCCGCTTGAATACTCAGGGCTGATcaaggtgtgaatgtgtgagcatGCCTGAAGGTCATGCATTTACAAGAAAACAGACTTCTCTTTTTCTGGTTTTTTGAACGTATCTCATAAGTTTTTATGTATGACTTTTTGCTGTCAGTGTCTCTGGGCCTGGCTGCTGTTAATCAGGCAGTGAAGGAAGGTAAAGCCTCTCAGACCCTGCGAGTGATGCGATTGCCAGAAGTGGCTCTGAGGAGTGTCGTAGCGGAGTGTGCAGCTGCGTACCAGACCGAGCTGTCAGCCTTGCTTCGTGCCAAATACATGGAAGGTCAGTGTAATAGTCTCATCGTAGactgttactgtactgtactttcACAGTGTTTCTGACCAGTCTTCAGAATACAGTGTATAACTGCCtatttttcacttcatttcaataaaatgtaaaggtttttttttttttttttttttaattgtacagTAATTGTAACAATGGAtgttgtcacaaagcagctttacataactttacagaaatgtataaattcaggatataattTTAATTCAACAAATTTCAGTTTGAAATGATCAAGCCAGAGACAACAGTGGCAACGAAAACCACCCTGTGATGATGATAGGGGAAAAACACCATCTCATCTTGTGTTTCTCACTCTTATCAGGTGATAATAAAAGCCCATGGATCAGAACAAAGACTCTAGATGGCAGCTCTTACTATTTCCACCTGCAAAAGCTGGAGGGTGGCTGGGAGAGGCCTCATGGATTTGTCCAGAATAGTATCTTCCTCACTCATGAAGAAATCCAGGTACCATAAGAAATCCAGATTTCTGTAACCACAAATAACAGAGATGCCTTCAACAGCCTAAATCTTTAAGCAGTATTCATGTGCCATTACTAGAGTTTATTTATCTTATGTTCTATTAAAAgttctctttgttttctttggaGAATCATTGCTTAAAAGCTTTAGAATTGGAATGTACTTGAATATCAATGAGTCAATATTTGTATACCTTTCACACAAAACGAATATTTGCAGCATCTCTGATATGCATTTGTGTAGTATATACGGCATAGGTTGAAAACAGTGAGGTTTTTTTATGAGAATAATATGAGGTTTGTACCTTTTTCCTGGACATTTACAAAGTCAAGTCCTAATGTTACCCAGgattaatgttttataaagaGTATCCTTTAACTTTTTCTCCTGCATGATAAATTTTTAAAGCATCCTCAGCAAATGTCCCGAATCTCAAGTGGAgtcttatttactgtatgtgcttTAGTGCACAGGGTCCTTAATGTTACTGAACCTATGTATACTATACTATGATTGTTTAGGAAAGTGATATGAATTAGAAAAatacttaatttatttaaatctacatttatgacatttgggggacctccttatccagagtgacgtacagtataaaaattcattattctatcaatgaatacatggTTCACTGGGTTACAGACTTGGGACACCATcagcctaaaactctgttcagggtttttttttaataaattatacacGTAcaacaaaaagggaaaaaagaaattttgatTCAAAACTTTTTTCTTCAAACGCATTTTTTAAGTCAAGGAACCAGGGGTATTTAAGCACTGAAATCAAAATATTTGTCAACTAGAAGCAGAATGTTGGAATTTAAGGACATggatattcaaatatttatttattatgaaagcTGAAGGAGCATTCATACAGCAAATCATATTCTGACAGCTGTTACTTAAATAACCTGCTTGCTGACTCCCCTTGCAGGCAGCATGCAGCAGTGTAACTGTAGCACACAGTCGGGAGGTGCAATGGAAGGCCAGTGAACTGATGGTGGTGCAGCTGCAGGCCTGTGCACGAGGCTTCCTCCTTCGTCAGAAGCTTTTTGAGCGCTTACACTTCCTTAACACTCAACTACCTGCCATTATTACCATTCAAGTATGAAATGATCAAATGCTACCACTAAATTTACTGACAGCTGCTAAGAAAGATGGCTCAAGCTTTATTTTAGGACAAAATTTTGCATCACTGGCTaaagtgattgtgtttgtgctggtttgttAGTCACACTGGCGGAGGTGTCTGCAGCAGAGGGCCTATAGGAAGCGACTGGAGTACCTTTATCGGAACTGGAGAGCAGTGGTGAAAGTAAGAGCATATCATGTATACCTTTGGAAATCATTGAGAAGTCCAATTTTTTCCTACACTTTCTTATCTGGCTGTGATTTTACAGATCCAGGCATGGGTGAAGATGTGGATCGCTCAGAGGAGGTATCGGGCTCGTCTACGCCACTTCAGGAGACACGTGAGTGGATCATCTTAACTGCAAATTACAGTTGAACAATTGGGGGATTAGATGTAAATGTATGAAGTTTGTATCTTTTAGGTTGGTGCCATCATAAAGATTCAGGCTTTCTTCAGAGCCAATAAGGCACGTGAAGAGTACAGGATGCTaggtaggatttttttttttcttttttgtgataAACAAATCTGTCATGCATTTTAATTATGCTTTATTAATTGTATGTTAATCTTTATATCTGAACTGTTTTAACTATTAAAGAGGCAtttgctgagatgctttttgaCATCAGATCAGGTTGCTTGTGCCAAAATTGTGTTAAAATTCTCTCAGAAGATTTCTTTCTTCATGTTCTTAcgttttctctgtctgtctctatctgtgtgcACACAGTGCACTCCAGCACTCCCCCTCTGTCTGTTGTACGCAAGTTTGCACACCTGTTGGAACTAGAGGATAATGATATCCGCCAGGAGGGGGAGCTGCTGCGTCTCCGGGAAGAGGTGGTGCGCACCATCCGTTCCAACAGACAACTAGAGGCAGACCTGGACCTTATGGACCTGAAGATCGGCTTGCTGGTCCGCAATCGGGTCACACTCCAGGTCAGAAACCACACACGAAGAGAGCTGTTCAGCCTTCTTAGACTGTGGACATCTTATCCATCCCACATGAATTGAATTAGCTAATTGCTTTCAGAGAAATGTCACTGCTTCAGTTGTTTATTCTTGGCGCCAGGATGTCTGTTCATGAAAACTACTCCATGTGTGACTCTGTCCTGTTTGGTCTGGTCCTGGGGTACAGGAGGTGGTGTCACACCATAAGAAACTCACCAAGAAGAACAAAGAAGAGCTGTCTGATATGATGGCCCTGGACAAACAGAAAGGTCTTAAGTCTCTGAGCAAAGACAAAAGGGAGAAGTTGGAGGCTTATCAGCACTTGTTCTACCTGTTGCAGGTACACCCATTTCCTAGCTGTGTATGGACATTAACCTAGCTCCCACAAGCTACACACCATCTGTAGTGTCTGGATCACTGACTGTGTCTGAAATAGAAAACCTGTTGACTCAACTGAAACTGaagaacattaaatatttatgtaatattaaataatatttatattcaagTATATAACAAATTTAAAACTACAGCTGTTAGTCTCCAACAGTACAGGTGTTGGTTTGAAGCAACAGGGGAATGTTTTAATAtagttttatgtaaatatttgttttacctGTAAATTATACTTGAAatcattaatttaataaaaagtacaaataGGATTTCTAATATTGAATACCTTTTGGTTTTGAAATGCATTAAAGTGTTTTGCACAAATGCGTCACATTGACTGGCTGCTTCAACATCTTCCATTATATGGGATGTATATGTAAACTTGTTTTTATCTATTCTTTTCACAATAGTATTGCTCTAATTACTTTCAATGAATATGGGGGATTAGCATGAGTGAACTTTGCAGCAGATGGAAATGTCTTTGGAAAAAATGCTGGAGAATAACAAGAGTTAGTTGTAGTGCAATGTTGTCCATGTGGAGCTTGTCTCTAGTACTACTTGTGTTTAGTTAGTGTATAAATGATACTGATACTGtcgtgtctgtctgcatctaCAGACCCAGCCATCATACCTGGCCCAACTCATATTCCTGATGCCACAGAATAAGAGCACACGTTTCATGGAGACAGTCATCTTCACTCTCTTTAACTATGGCTCAGACTGTAGAGAGGCGTACCTGCTGTTGCAGCTCTTTACAGCTGCCCTCCGCCACGAGATCAAGTATAGTTTCCCTTTTTCAGTGTCCTCTAGCATGAATACCAGGAAATGCTGTACTGGTTTAAAagttatattgtgtttatttatatgtatcaTTTTATGTATTTGTCTGTGAGAAAGACTGAAGGTGGACCAGCCTCAGGAGGTGGTGACAGGGAACCCAACAGTCATAAAGATGCTGGTGAGTTTCTATCGTCACGCTCGTGGCCAGAATGCGTTGAGGGAGATTTTGGGGCCAGTGGTACGTGAGGTTTTGCAGGACCGAACACTCAGCATTCGTATAGATCCTGTGGAGATATACAAGAGCTGGATCAACCAGACTGAGAGCCAGACCGGCCACAAGAGGTCAGTGCTACGTCTGGTCTATGATCACGTTCTGTCTATTGTGTACAATATTCACTTGCGTTATGTTCTTGTAcaatttcagttttattattttgtgtgttcatgctatatttttggtgttttttttcacagctcACTGCCATACGAGGTGAGTGCAGAACAGGCCCTCAGTCACCCAGAGGTGCAGCAACGTTTAAACATTGCAATCAGTAACCTGAAGACGCTGACTGACCGTGTGCTTCATGCCATCACCAGCAACCTGCACAAACTGCCGTATGTGTCGTGTGTTTTTAAGATCTTTTCAGATCATTTCAGATGACTGCTCCTTTTACTCTTTTGCATAAACTTTTAGAACATCTAACCATATTGAAATATGCcccaaaaaaacagtgaaagaaaagtgtattttttaGGTCCAACACTTGATTATTGGACTAGTGGATTGGAGGTCAAAGTTATATTGCATG contains:
- the iqgap3 gene encoding ras GTPase-activating-like protein IQGAP3, translating into MGESGGQIRSGYERLTAEEMDEQRIQNVAYQYLCRLEEAKRWMEACLKEELPPPTELEEALRNGVLLAKLGHCFAPKIVPLKKIYDLNQERYKVVGLQFRHTDNINHWRNALIEIGLPTIFYPETTDIYDKKNMPRTVYCIHALSLYLFRQGLAPQIHDLCGKVKFTDEEINNMKLELDKYGIQMPAFSKIGGILANELSVDEAAVHAAVIAINEAVERGCVEDTAQSLRNPNAMLTNLQEQLMVVYQEMLRQARAHKAVKASAKANGSMEKDIYEEYLTQSEIQDNITKVNVRAAVERVDEAIDCGDALALLSALQNQSLGLRGLLRDNSDWYLEQLTSDREQKALDLGCVDPLERDELQEGISVANEEAQRSGTMLQAISKINEALRCGEPRQTVRALMNPDAHLPDVYPFAAELYQRELAPLQQQCPQGDLQQEELFVAVEMLSAVALINQTLEAKDMGAFYATLVSPAAGLADIDDSLMQRYFEELSELKRKAGRVLLTWNELQSGVNSVNMTAQEEHDQILTIGLINQALSHGDPQKTLAALLLLSSGLKDVVPQNGKRYHDALTRLKKHKAEMSRDPGAELWLADIQEGVSQANQDTQKALKMSLGLAAVNQAVKEGKASQTLRVMRLPEVALRSVVAECAAAYQTELSALLRAKYMEGDNKSPWIRTKTLDGSSYYFHLQKLEGGWERPHGFVQNSIFLTHEEIQAACSSVTVAHSREVQWKASELMVVQLQACARGFLLRQKLFERLHFLNTQLPAIITIQSHWRRCLQQRAYRKRLEYLYRNWRAVVKIQAWVKMWIAQRRYRARLRHFRRHVGAIIKIQAFFRANKAREEYRMLVHSSTPPLSVVRKFAHLLELEDNDIRQEGELLRLREEVVRTIRSNRQLEADLDLMDLKIGLLVRNRVTLQEVVSHHKKLTKKNKEELSDMMALDKQKGLKSLSKDKREKLEAYQHLFYLLQTQPSYLAQLIFLMPQNKSTRFMETVIFTLFNYGSDCREAYLLLQLFTAALRHEIKLKVDQPQEVVTGNPTVIKMLVSFYRHARGQNALREILGPVVREVLQDRTLSIRIDPVEIYKSWINQTESQTGHKSSLPYEVSAEQALSHPEVQQRLNIAISNLKTLTDRVLHAITSNLHKLPYGLRYTAKVLRDTLHEKFPQASEEELYKIVGNLVYYRYMNPAVVAPDGFDVVEFGVGSVLLPDQRRTLGSIARILQHSAAHKPFYGDSAHLRALNDYITHMHGKFRKFLKMVCDVPEPEDRFNIDEYSEMVILNKPVIYISIGELINTHKLLLEHQDALCPDQNDALFLLLRDLGKVPSVQALVGEGVINSADQNLEQTLAQYNKMEVSLTLTTKFDIFKSSDEKPDARGILLSTKQLIIDVIRAQPGDTLSEVLQSSVSQDQEVQHGWIMHRRAQRDARTPEKMKRNQSLIADSNLTLEEKKRKIQRSLRRLEALGVLTPPESETQILQLIAKDIRHQRLHRQRRQAELVKLKHTLHSLHCKSSFHSEQIDYYSQYISTCLHNLTASQKNGKKAADSKGKKCKQLTLTYTAARLHEKGVLLEIEDLPITQFKNVIFDIIPSEEGGTFLVKARFLGVDMERFPLKYQDLLQLQYEGVAVMKMFDKAKVNVNLLIFLLNKKFFKK